A genomic region of Metopolophium dirhodum isolate CAU chromosome 1, ASM1992520v1, whole genome shotgun sequence contains the following coding sequences:
- the LOC132933465 gene encoding E3 SUMO-protein ligase ZBED1-like — protein sequence MNQLPLSFCSSPGFCQFMAVVEPDYKICRDQAMKKRLHALKSNVADKIKNELQNVKSVVCTTDGWSSIAQNSYISLTAHIIDNQWSPKSFTLATQEMTERHTAVNLAENLTCILENWEINGKVSTVITDNAKNIVNAVKLLNITIDNENMDVTCAAHSLQLAINVAIKQEIFSDIIKQCSAVVGHFKHSNVAKQSLFNKQKQLGLLHQSLVKCCKTRWNSVYLMLDRLLKNRSPVSNVLADRTVTSFYIAQKLEITESQWIKIENLISLLKLLYVVTNLFCSENHSPASMVIPLLSKLLDCHFKHKAADDQYITDFKNTIIFEIKERFNFERNETSSVSVRQIASFLDPRYKDFEFEPNFMREKICMAVEDLLERFDEQEINLEQIPPVQSDLEYLYGNTITADDNLTNQLQIYIAEPPLRFDQNPYEWWKLRENKYSTLAILAKQYLAIPATSVSSERCFSTTGNIVTSKRSCLLTKNVNMLTFLFQNKKLLV from the coding sequence ATGAATCAGTTACCTTTATCATTTTGCTCGAGCCCTGGATTTTGTCAGTTCATGGCTGTTGTGGAGcctgattataaaatatgtagagaTCAAGCAATGAAAAAAAGACTACATGCATTGAAGTCAAACGTTgcggacaaaataaaaaatgaattgcaAAATGTGAAAAGTGTAGTTTGCACCACAGACGGTTGGTCTTCAATAGCTCAAAACTCATATATATCGTTAACTGCTCACATAATCGATAACCAATGGTCACCAAAGTCATTTACTTTAGCCACACAAGAAATGACAGAACGTCACACAGCAGTAAATCTAGCCGAAAATTTAACttgtattttggaaaattggGAAATTAATGGTAAAGTCAGTACTGTAATTACAGATAACGCAAAAAACATAGTAAATGctgtaaaattactaaatattacaaTAGACAATGAAAATATGGATGTGACATGTGCAGCTCACAGTTTACAATTAGCCATTAATGTTGCAATAAAACAAGAAATATTTTCAGATATAATAAAACAGTGTAGTGCTGTAGTTGGACATTTCAAACACTCAAATGTAGCCAAACAGTCATTATTCAACAAACAAAAACAGCTAGGACTTCTACATCAATCATTAGTGAAATGCTGTAAGACACGATGGAACTCAGTATATTTAATGTTAGACCGCCTTTTAAAAAACAGAAGTCCAGTTTCAAATGTATTGGCAGATAGAACAGTCACGTCTTTTTACATTGcgcaaaaattagaaataactGAATCCCAAtggataaaaatagaaaatctcATAAGTCTCCTCAAGCTGTTATATGTTGTAACAAATCTATTTTGTTCGGAGAACCATTCGCCAGCGTCAATGGTTATaccattattatcaaaattattggaTTGCCATTTTAAGCATAAAGCAGCCGATGATCAATATATCACtgatttcaaaaatacaattatatttgaaattaaagaaCGATTCAATTTTGAACGTAATGAAACAAGTTCTGTCTCTGTCAGACAAATTGCATCCTTTCTAGATCCTCGATATAAAGATTTTGAGTTTGAACCCAATTTTATgagagaaaaaatttgtatggCTGTAGAAGATTTGCTAGAAAGATTTGACGaacaagaaattaatttagaacaAATCCCACCAGTTCAAAGTGATCTTGAGTATTTATACGGAAATACAATAACAGCTGATGATAATTTAACTAATCAACTTCAAATTTACATTGCTGAACCTCCATTACGTTTCGATCAAAATCCATATGAATGGTGGAAATtgagagaaaataaatattcaactcTTGCAATATTAGCAAAACAATATCTCGCTATTCCTGCTACATCAGTGAGCTCCGAGAGATGTTTCTCCACTACTGGAAATATAGTGACATCTAAAAGAAGCtgtttattgacaaaaaatgttaatatgctGACATTTTTgttccaaaataaaaaattattagtttaa